One genomic segment of Kocuria rhizophila DC2201 includes these proteins:
- a CDS encoding ABC transporter permease, translating into METLSALMPSLMGVAVLAAVATTVFVLYRVPRPWAPVSAIARGAVQLAVISVILTGVIGQPMLIATALVMMFLVASTVASRRLGAFAHWWPRVAVCMLAGVLCALVTVFATGALELTARYALAIGAIVIGNCMSSTTLAGRNFLGSVEDHWDEVEGWLALGATPRRATLDLARRAVHDALVPALDQTRTTGLVVLPGAFVGAIFGGVSPLEAGRFQIVVLGAILAAGAVSAALVTLWSGSVPTRPRRPV; encoded by the coding sequence GTGGAGACCCTCTCGGCACTGATGCCCTCGCTCATGGGTGTCGCGGTCCTCGCGGCCGTGGCCACCACCGTCTTCGTGCTCTACCGCGTTCCGCGGCCGTGGGCGCCGGTCTCGGCCATCGCCCGGGGTGCGGTGCAGCTCGCGGTGATCAGTGTGATCCTCACGGGCGTGATCGGGCAGCCGATGCTCATCGCCACCGCCCTGGTGATGATGTTCCTGGTGGCCTCCACTGTGGCCTCCCGCAGGCTCGGTGCCTTCGCACACTGGTGGCCGCGTGTGGCAGTGTGCATGCTGGCCGGGGTGCTGTGCGCGCTCGTCACCGTGTTCGCGACCGGTGCACTGGAGCTCACCGCGCGCTACGCCCTGGCCATCGGGGCGATCGTGATCGGCAACTGCATGAGCTCCACCACGCTCGCGGGCAGGAACTTCCTCGGCTCGGTCGAGGACCACTGGGACGAGGTGGAGGGGTGGCTCGCCCTCGGGGCGACGCCGCGGCGGGCCACGCTGGACCTCGCGCGGCGCGCGGTGCACGACGCCCTGGTGCCGGCCCTGGACCAGACGCGGACCACGGGCCTCGTGGTGCTGCCGGGCGCGTTCGTGGGCGCGATCTTCGGAGGCGTCTCGCCGCTCGAGGCCGGGCGCTTCCAGATCGTGGTGCTCGGGGCGATCCTCGCCGCCGGGGCCGTGAGCGCCGCTCTCGTCACCCTGTGGTCGGGCAGTGTGCCCACCCGGCCGCGGCGGCCCGTCTGA